DNA from Malus sylvestris chromosome 11, drMalSylv7.2, whole genome shotgun sequence:
gagGAAAAAAAAGGCTTAATGTGGGGAGTAggcaaaagagaaaagcaaGAGAAGGGAGACAGAACAGGAACAAGGTGTGGTTTTGTTGGTTTtatccaaattttttatttggaatTTGATTTGAAGCTTATGTCTTATTAGTTTAGTCTAATATAGTGTCGGTTTATCCAGGTTTGTAGCTAATTTCATGTTAATGTTGATCTAGGCGTTTTAATTTGTTGTGAACTTATATGGGTTTcgttttttaattgttatttattttacaGTTGCTAGGAATGACATTGGCTTTTATATTGGTTtgggaatttttttattttatatcatTTGAAGATTTAGTATCATTATACACCTTTGCACCACTGTTTGTTCTGTTTTTCTCGGTTTCTGTATATAGTTTTGGTAGAATTGGACTGTTCTTTTTAACTTAATTAAAGTGTTTGAGACTTAATTGAATGAAAGTTTGGTTTGATCATGATGAGGTGTTTGATGTTGGGTGTATGATCCTTAGGTCCAATGGAAATGTGTAATTCCCATCTTCCAGTGATAAGCTTTTAGGATTTTACAACTTGTGGTTCATAAAGATCATTCACTGTATAGAAGCATTATGATCCTTAGGTCCAATGGAAATGTGTAATTCCCATCTTCCAGTGATAAGCTTTTAGGATTTTACAACTTGTGGTTCATAAAGATCATTCACTGTATAGAAGCATTATGATTTTTGGGATTTGATATTTCATTTAGTTTTGTTATATTTGAAATATaagtttttcaaatgatttggtTCTTCTTGGGCCGTGCCATGCAAGAAGGTTATTGAAAGAATTTTTACTAAGGGTTGAATGTTGATCGAAGAGCTCTGTGTGTTTACCGTAAAGTCGGTGTTCATCAACCTCAACTTTTAATttgtttctcaattttttatagttttggattTGTAAAAACCCTCGATCGAATCAGATATTGGCATGGTCCCTTACAGGAGAAAAAAgcttcattagttttcttaaaattatagtttttcttaatttttttcagAGGAACTCAGGTGGTAGCTATATTACTAATTAGCTACAGaagttatatatttttatgaGTACGCTATGGATGCTGGTTTGCTATGTCACTTTTTGGGATGAAATTACGATAAATACACAGGAAAAATTGGATTGATATTATTGGTTTGTACGCAAAAATACAAAGTACCCAGAAATCTGAAATGGAAAAGAAAGGTATCCATCTCTTTTTCTTCGTTTTTATCTCTTTTTCCATTTTTGGGTGACGTTTTGTGCTTCATAATTGGCTTTAATACAAAATTTTTGAAGCTACTAAACCCCCATTTGGTTCTGTTTGATTGATTGTCTATTTAGGGTGTTTTTTAGTTTTGCTTGCTGGGTTCAGATTCATTTGGGTTTATATGTGATTTCCAGtcgattatttttttattagttgcAGATCATATTTACTGTGGAAGTTTGAATCTTTGTGGATGTTTCAGTGTAGTTCTTGGGTACACACACATTTATCCAATAAATAAGTTCATGACATTGTTTTTAGGGGATGGACAGAAGTCCCAGACAGCAATCTCTCTGTAATCATCGCCGGGAAAATATCGTGGTCATTTTGAGCTCGGATTCAGCCAGCATGTGGTAAGCGCTTCTTTACCGATTACTTTCGTTTGTTTATTTGTGAATCAATAACTTTTTTTAGGAATAATGAAAGCCACAATTGCTGATAAATTGATACTTTGTTCGGAGCTTGGACTGTAGATCTGTGCAATTCTGAAGGACCGCATCAGGTCCTCTCCCTGATCCTCCTAATGATTACGACACATATTACTCAATGAATCAAGCAAGATCCTTAAGGTTGTAGTTGATTATGTTTCTTTTCGGTTTACTAACAAACACTCATTCAGTTACTCCCTAAATTTTGTCAGTCGTTAACCTCcgacaaaaaaaattcttttttcaTATGCGTTTGTTTTACATTAGTTCAGAAGGTTCACGTGCAAATGTGACTAGCGGGTCAAGTTCCAAGTTCCATAAGAAGAATTGGCGTCACCCTTCAGTTTTTCAACCAAAGGGTCCTTTGTAAATGATTTATACAAGCTTCTCTGTTTTGTATCTCTGAAATTTGAGTTTCTTGACTAAAACTGTGAATAGTGATTGGTAAATGTTTCGCATTATTTTTCTATGGGCCATTTGTGTTCTATTTGGGGTTGTATTCTGAGTGATGTAATTCAAATTGCAAACAAAAGGCTAAAGAAGATAAATTCAGTCAAGCTCTCATGGGAAAGTTGAAATTGAATTAATTCAATTTTGATAAGTGAGTTAAAGAGTTTTTCTATGACTGTATTACTGTGTTTGATAAATGAATGACGAATTGGAAATAGTTTCTTACTTATGTTTTTCTTAGGTGTACTAAATTGGATGTTGGTTTGGTTATTTCCGAACTTTTCACATGACTTTCATTACCCAATAGAGTATATGAAAACCCTAACCTTAATTTTGTAAATCGATTTTGGTACCTGCAAATGAGAAAGGGGTAAAGTTTCTCATCCCTTTAGCGTTTGATCCTGAAATTAATTTATATGTGAGTCCTGGATCTCTGTACATTTTGGGTAAATTTCAATGACTTCTCTTTTCCAATgcctttttattttctattttttgtctTTGAGCTTCTGCTTTTTGGGCATTTTGGTTTGTATTTTCTATTTCCCAGTCGACTGGAAATAttgagggggagagagaaaaaggggtgtgttatccacacatcccattttacttctcacacacccttgataatttctgtccattagatcttcttcaattcatctgatccgacagttgaaattttaaaaggtgtgtgagaagtaaaataggatgtgtggatatcacatcccagaGAAAAATTGCTCTTCAAAAACTATGCTTCTATATTTCTTAGGGTCTGGtatttgattaattagaaaTGACAGCTTTACTTGAttgatttattttgtattttttattttttatcaatttaAGGTACTATGAATTGGGACCCGACAATCAAGTTCTACGACTTTTGTGGGGCTGAGGATCCTGAGGCATCCAGCTGCACTACTAGTTTCCGTGTTTCGTATAATGACGATTGATCTTGAACTAATAGTATCTCCAATAATGTCTGTTTATTTTCATTACTGTATTAATGTTTTCTGCTGTTGTTTATATAATTCTAAGAGGAGACAGATTAATGGCatgagggtaaaaaaaaaaaaaaaaaaaacaggggaAGGAGGGAAGGATGAGGAATGCACGGGTTGGCCTATTTTAgcctaagttttttttttttttttttttaattggtttgggattttgttTATGTTTGGGGTTCTTTTGCCCTAATTAATATTGTTTTGAATTCATAtagaatttttttatgtttggggttGTCATGTTCGAGTATTTAATTTGGTAGTTTATGTTAAAGTAGTTGTTGGTTTTCTTAAAGGATAAATCCAAGCGATAATGCCTTTTATGATATATGTGCAAATGTTAACACTTTGTAGAGTTTCAGTTTTTAAACAATAAGAAAATGTATCCATTCAGACTTCAGAGTGCTTTGTCATTAAGGTAAATGATTTCCTTTTTTGCTTTGTGATTAAGAAAGTTTAGTAATTTGTTTATTCACTTATTAATTAATTGATGAGAGGATGAAACATTTCACTCCTGGTTACTAAAAAAACTAACAGAATCTGACAGGAcaacttttgtttctttttctttgcttgcattaattttgtattttgtatttttttagaattttttgtgcatatttttgggaatttttatTTGGTTAGAGAAAGGGGAAGAATATAAGGAGAGGAGAATTAAATCCTTCGAGTTTCTAGAAGTTTTAATGCGTTTCGCGTCCTGCATTTTCGTAACGTCCGTACAAGTTGTCACTTAGATCTTTTGGTTTCTGGCTACTTTAGTTTTTCAGCATTAAATTGTAGGATTAAAGTTTTTGATTGAGTTCTTATTTAATTCCAGATCGGAATGGGTGCAATTTGAGCATTCCTAAAACTGAAAAGTTCTCCGAATTTGTGAGAATGGCTGTGTTAGAAATGGTTTATCGTCCATGCAAGGATGGTGTACCACAATGGAGGATGTTATGAGTGCATTAAACTTTTCTCTTCCTATTAGAAGTTTTCAGAACATAAAATTCTTTTATATCTATTCTCAGAAGTTTCTACTGTTGTATCATTTTCCGTCTTTATTTAGCATGCTATAGTTtggattcaattgaatatgattttacTTGACATGTTCAATTGACTGCATAGATCTAATTCCATTGGCGGATTATTATCTGTCCTTGGTCTGAATGCATCAGTAAACATTGTTTGTTTCACCACCAAGTAcgattaatgaaaacatatatagtagagaatttatttactttttgatGGACATACTAGAGAATTCGTAAACATGCTAATAGAAAATACTCTTGATAAGCACTATGCAATTACACCTGAAACAGTTGGTTTTCGCTGCAACGCGCGGGCTTATTATCTAGTTAACGCTACAAAGAAGGGGAAACTTGCAGTTGAGTTCATTCTTTATCTGTAAGTTTTCAAAACGAGTAACAATCTAACATCACGGTTCATGGGATCTAAACGAGTCTTGAGGTGGCATTTTTGTAGCCCAAAAGCCAGAGGTTCTCTTCTAAAAAGCAAGCATGCGTTGCTTCGAAGTTTGGCTCGCTTTTGTAAGTTCAACGGTGtacatattttcattttcttacatTGTTTGAAATTAGAATTGTACGTTCTTTGTTGTATTCTCTATAAAATTATTAAGTGATCCTAATTTGTCGACCATCAGCTGTGAAATCCCCAGTGGGCTgagaaaaaagtgtgaaaaataaTGGGCAAAAAGATACAAACCAAATGCAGGACTTCCCAACTAACAAAACAACACAAACCAAATGAAACTATCTTTTTGCTCTTGTGGGTACCGAAAGTAGCGATAACAAAACCTATTGCTGAGGTTGCAGAACCAGGAAAGGTAATTGAAAAAGGTTGAAGGAAGCCGCAAAAGGATAATATTCTGAGGAACAGAGGTCGAGCTAGGGGTGCAGAAGTACTACCACGAAAGACTCCTGAAGAGGACAAAGTCGAGTACTAACTATTGGCTATGAGCTGCTCCTGCTGCTGTGTTTGTTGTGTTGTTTCTAGTACTTGGTTACTACTATCTTCTTTGAGGAAGGTAAAGATGGAACCGACTGAGGTAGAGAAGGGTCGAGAACTACAAATTTCTGCTTGATAAGCGTGCAATAACGACTATGTCTATCTGTTTAGTTAAACTAAGTTATTTCTGTGAAGGGTCGAGAACTCAAAACTCATAATGTTGGCAGCAGTCCAAATTGGACTACTCTTtcgatggagaagaagaaacgcACATTTGGTTTTCGTTATGTGATTTCAAATTCTAAAGTTCGTCCATTTTTCATGGATGTTATCTTACAGAATATCCTGGTTCAGTGGTTGTGTTATTTTTCAAGCAATCATGAGTGTCAATGTCATATGCTTTCGGGGAGTGATTGCTTTTTACACCccatgtttcacctctttgcatTCCTCTGTTTTGAACCCCAATGGgaaatattttttgtataataACAATTCATCACGCAGATGACACTTTACTGCAGTGGCAAAAAATAATTATGCCTATGCACCTTAGTGTGGATTTTCCCACCAATTTACCTTCCCCCTAACAACTTAGTATCTAATCCACTGACGCTATCACTTTCATAACAAAAGAACAATACTTGGATACTCAAAGGATGAGTAGGAATGTGTACTCAAAACTATTCGTTGCCGATTCATACAACTTCGTGTTTTCTTTCAGaattgtttatattataaatcgTTCTATAAAAATTACCTCTGcagaaaatcaaataaaactAAAGTCATTTAGTTGTTGAAGGGTTCTGAAATCTCTTTTTAGTGTATTGGAGGGTTCTAAAATCTCTCTTTGGCATATTGAAGGGTTTGGAAATCTCTCTTTCAACGTTTGGAAGGGTTTGGAAATCTCTCTTTGAAGTGTTTAAGGGTTTGGAAAAAAGTACCTTAATGTGCAGTCATGATTGTTTGCCAGTTTTCTCAACAAACCAAGGTCTttgcttttttttgtttgtgagaaagtacgatattcattgaagAAGAGAAAACTTACAAAGCATAGATGATAGCGTGCATAATGGGTCTTGATAAAAATCTTACCGGGGATTTTAACCCGAACGAAAGAAAAAAGAGTGTCGTGTACAACTAACAAAGTTAACTATCCTCCAAAGAGTACAATCAAAGTAATTACTAATTATGGCAATCCTCAATAAAAGCATCTCGAATTAGGTCCGGTGAATCTTCAAACCACACCATCTCGAATTAGGTCTTTGCTTTTTgctcacacatatatataaaatatatgcaGTTACCGTAAGCAATATCTTATTCTCTTCTTTATATGTTATTTGTTTAATAAACATCCATCATTGCTTCTATACGATTGTGTTGAATTTCATGCCTTGTGGGGTAGTTGGGAATGGAAGAAATCATTCTTAAGAGGAAATCTCTCCTTTGACGTATTGAAGGGTTTGGAATGCAATGATATTTTTTATGCTCATTTGGTGCTTAAGATTGATTAGATTGGATTGGACATGATTTAAGCTCAAACGAAAGGTAGAGTGAATGATTTTACATTTTTAAGAGATTAGAAAAACTTATTTCATTTTCGTCTTGTCATTCTTCGGGAATTGAAAGTGATGATTTTTCTTAATTAGAAACTTATCTCTTCTACTTTCACTTTCGACTGGTTACTACAATTTGCATGCATTCTTGTAGAGACGTtgtatcttttattttcttgcatGCCGTATACTAAATAGTATTAAAATGAAAACCAACACAATAAATTGATATTGAATTCGCAATTTACACGAGTTAAACTTAAAACGTCATACTTACAAATGAGAAGAAATATCATTAGTTACATAGTACCAGAGGCAAAACAACTTCTTAATCTCCAGTTgtgtttagttgttttagtcATGACCCACGGAGGTCTTCGCTTTTTGGTTTCTTTCATGCCATGAAATTCTCTTCAAACGTAAATAGGGGTTTGGATAACTCTAAGcaaaaatacaataaataataatattaaaaataaaataaaataaaatcagctGAATACCTTTGGTTGCTCCCACACATATACGTGTGTGCCTACTTGTTAGCTATAACTTATAAGCAACCAAACTGAATGCATCTCTCTTCTGGCATTCGCTCTCACTATATCTTCTCTTGTGCATTTGAGTAGTTCTGTTAATTGTTGTCATTAGAACGACATCACTTGTAATCGGGAGGGTTGGATCACTCATTCGCTCTTACCCTCCAAAGGATTCAAAGAAAATTGTTATATTGATGACAAATATTTAAGAGAACTATTATTGACATTGTAAAAATCCAATTTGCACTCCTTACAAGagtaattttgttttaaatataAGAACTTTAAAGTGCATAATTTGTTGTACGTCTAATTTACTGAATCATATAAAggacagagagagagggtgcggcacatagaaaggaagagagagatatgttATTGTGAGGTATGTGTTATCTtatcccattgtgcctttatttatagtagtagagaATGTTAAATTCTTACTCTAAtatgattacaactctaataggataatatctaaccctagggaatattccaagatatccctAAATACaaatttacataatcacattcctaatctaatatgactgcaacgtatttaaattttttagagtgccaataataattcctatagttaattaaaaattaatatttggagaacaaatacaaacttaaaaataaaaaaataatttcccCGTCTTTCACCTTGAAACCATATTTGCCGATTTACCCTAGTTTCATTTAGCTATTTCCATGGACCATTGTAAATGACCAATTTTCCATTATAGTTTACCCACATTTCACATAAActgcataaaaaaaaatgttattttcccacccaatattatttctaaaataacctttaatatatatatgctATAAAAATATATCCCTTCCTCATGCTTGCACTTGcaaaaaaactgaaattaaatgattaaacacCTTCGAAAATGAGTGtgaaatttgagagagagagagagagagagagagaggacattAATAGAAATGAAATGATGGTGTTATAGATGGAGGAAGAAAGAAGTGAGAGAAAGGTAGAGAGAAGTCCAGGGAGAGAAAATAAAGGGGAGGGAAGAAAAGGACCACTAGCATTATTAGAGATGAGCCAAAGCGGATTTTCTCACTCCTCTTGTCTTTTCGGTTTTAGTGTTTTCCAAGTTTGAAAATGGAGCATAAGAACGAAATTTTGGGAATATGCTTTATTGGGTCATTTTCAATCAAAGTTAGTTCAATTATCAAATTCACATTCTTCACAATTGAGGACGCATTTTTCAAGATAATCCGACCTGACATCTCTCAACTCAACTGGAGGGATGATGAgcaaagagattttttttttcttttttgtgctgGTCCTTgatgtcattttataaaaaggtaaaattgatactaaatttttttatgaaaaaatggGGTGAATTAATAAAACAGTGAGGTGGATTTATCACCTCACATTCCGGTCATTAAATAtgtatttgttattttttttttcttgtacgTATATTTTACAAAGGTTGGATGAAATGTAGGGAAACATGACATAAGTAGCGGCATTGGTCATTTACAATAGttcgggaaaaaaaaaattagcgaaacgttcttttatttattatttttatgaaacttTACCTTTTAAACAGAGAAGATGGACGGTGACAGGGACATCTTTGACATCAGTCtggtgctaaaaaaaaaaaagagcaagtCCGTCAACCGTTGTTTAAAAGAATAGTGGTTACGTTTATAGCTCCACATAAAGACCAAGTAATAAtacattaatttttataaaaactgttattagcactctaaaaattacATTCTACAcccctcacaagtgtattttttttaattataaaaaatttgggcttaaatgttaaaatgaTCCTCGTGTTTTAGTCATTGGGTCAATTTAGTCCAAGTGTTTTCAATTTTCCAATTTGGTCATTGTGTTTATCTTCCTAAAGCGATTAAAGACATTTCCAtctaatttttgtaaaaaaaaaaaagaaaggcttaaatgtcaaaatggtccctgtgtTATAGTCATATGACCAATTTAGTCTCCGTGTTTTTGATTTGGCTAATTTAGTTCTCGTGTTTGTTCATGTTAGCCCATTAACGACATCTCATTCAATCccttttaaaaaattcataagaaaaattatataaGATATAATTACCCTTTCTTTTTacagaaaaatgaaaatcaatgagaaataacacatataaGAGATAAAACTTCCAATCTGAAAAACGATTAAGGTTGTGACATAGAAAAGAGAGGGGATAATGTTAGGATGAGGTTGGGGAGTTGGGAggagaataatttttcttttaatatttaattttatttaatttttaaatattttaaatcaaattaataattttataaataagtttataataatttattaaaattttacaaaaattagATGGAAATGTCTTTAATTGGCTAACAGAGATAAAAACAAGGACCAAATTAGCCAATTTGAAAATACAGGGACTAAATTGATTGAATGACTAAAACACAAGGaccattttaacatttaagccaaaaatttgagtgcaaaatgagattttggagtgctaataacaattccttttATAAAACATAGACTAAATTGTACGACCCCGTAAAACACAATGTGCAAAATTTTCTTTACTCTTAAAACAACAAGGCCTTTTTCAATTTCCTTTCACAAGTGGAACTATGAAATTTGTCTTTGACTCAATTGCTCTTCGACACATTGAGGGGTATGGAACACGTACATTAATGTGCGGTTATCGTTTTTTGCGATTGATTGGATAAGGTTCAAGCTCAATTGGAGATAGAGGTGAATGACTTTTCATTTTCAGGGGATTACAATGGGATTAGTCATAAAATAAACTTGTCCCTTTTAGTCATACAATTTTTTGGGAATTGAAGGTGATTGGTTTTCTCAATAAGAAAACCTTCACattaaacacatttttttttcctttttgctttGACATACCTTGATATAATGGAGTTATTCAAGAATGCTGGATATAATGGAGTTATTCAAGAATGCTGGAGAAGAAGAAATCTTTTACTACAATTTAACCCATTTCAGCCCATAAACCTTTCTCTTTACTACAATCTAGCCCATTtcaatggagaagaagaaacacataTTTGGTTTTCTTCATGTGATTTCAAATTTGAAACTTTGTCCCTTTTCACTGTGGAAAATCTCTCTCACTTATTGAAGGGTTTGGAAAATGTACATGAATGTGCGGTCAAGGTTGTTTGCAATGAAATACTGACTTTTATGCTCGTTTTCATATGCGGCCCCCTCTCGAGTCCATGACCACACACACAACAAAATAATACATAGCCACGTTTGGTTGCccctatatatatgatatattgcAGACTTGTTATTGCAAGAAATATCTAAGTTAAAAAAATGGCTCATGACTTCCTCTTTGTCTTCTTATTCTCTTTCATTATATCTACAACAAATATTCATGCAAGCAAAGACATAGAATGCACCACTCTCATGGCCTTCGCCCGCACGCTATCTTCCCCTCCTGTAAATTGGAATACTTCTGTTGATTACTGTCGTTGGAATGGCATCATTTGTAATCAGGAGGGTTGGGTCACTCATTTGCTCTTACCCTCCAAAGGGCTCATAGGAGGTATGTTTGTCTCATCACTTGCAAATCTCACATATCTCACTCACTTGAACCTTTCCCACAATTCACTTTATGGCACACTTGAAATCAAATTCTTCTCGTCCTTGAATCACCTCAAGATCATTGATTTGAGCTACAACCTTCTTTCTGGAGAGATACTCTTTTCTCTACCACCCAAAAATATTCAGACAATAGATTTGTCAAGCAATCACTTCTATGGTgcaattccctcttcttttctCCAACAAGCTTGGAATTTGACTAGTTTCAATGTCAGCAACAACACCTTCTCTAGGTATATCCCTACATCTATTTGTCTCCAATCATCTCCTTCCATAAGAGTATTGGATTTTTCCTCCAATGAATTTAGTGGCAAATTTTCTCATGGGCTCGGGGGGTGTTCCAAATTGCAGATTCTTCGTGCTGGTCACAATAATTTGTCAGGATCACTTCCGGAAGACATCTATAATGCTACCAAACTTGAGGAACTTGTATTACCTCTCAATTCACTAAATGGAGCCATTAGTGAAAGAATTGCCAACCTCACCTACCTCACAATCCTTGACCtctattttaattatttgagtGGTGTGATCCCTCTCAATTTCGGGAAGCTCTCCAAGttgaaattcatgaattttgatTCCAACAACTTAGAAGGTAAGTTGCCCTCATCTTTGATGAATTGCACAAACCTCGTAGAACTACATTTGGGATTCAACTACTTGGAAGGAGACCTCACCACGCCTAATTTCTCCAAACTCAGCCACCTTAGTAAACTTGACCTAATTCGGAATAACTTCACTGGTGTCTTGCCGATAAGCCTTTACTCATGCAAGTCCCTTAAAGCAATTCGGTTGAGTGTTAATCCTGATGTAGAAGGACAAATACAACCTGAGATTCTTTCATTGAAATCCTTGTCCTTCCTCTCGCTTGGTAATTTACGGTTGACCAATCTCACAGGGGCAATTAAGATATTAATGGGTTGCAAAAGTCTTCGCACACTCATCCTTGGTGGTTCGTTTTCCCACGAAGCAATGCCAACTGATGATGACATGATTGATTTTCACGGATTCCAAAATCTTCATTTATTGAGTTTGACTTCATGTAGGCTCACTGGTCAAATACCTGGTTGGTTATCAAACCTAAAGAATCTAGAGTTGTTATTTCTAGCTAATAATCAAATCACAGGGTCAATTCCAAGTTGGTTGGGGAATCTTCCAAAACTCTTTTATGTGGATTTGGCATACAATAAGATTTCAGGTGATTTTCCCAAACAACTTTGTAGATTACCAAGGTTGGAGGTGAATGCACCCCCAATAGGCAATTATGAATTTGAACTTCCCATCTCTAGCTCCGTATATAAAAAGGTATATGTTTGGGCTCGTCGAACGTATATTGTTCGAGGTTTAATTGACCTATCAACAAATAACATTAATGGTAGTATACCTACTGAGATCGGCCAATTGCAGTCTCTTGGATATTTGTTTCTTGATCACAACAACTTCTCCGGCAACATTCCAAACCAAATATCTAACTTACAGTATTTAGAGACTTTGGACCTTTCCATGAATCATTTGTCCGGAAAAATCCCTTGGTCCATGACGAGCCTTAATTTCTTGAGCATTTTTAATGTCTCGACGAATCATTTGTCCGGAAAAATCCCTTGGTCCATGACGAGCCTTAATTTCTTGAATGAATTTGATGTCTCATACAATAATCTAGAAGGAAAAATACCAACGAGCACGCAGCTCCAGAACTTCAATGCTTCTGCATTTGAGGGGAACCCTAAACTCTGTGGTGCTCCACTTCCAAATGAGTGCAGAGAAATTGATGCATATAACAAGAATATCGTCGACCAAGATGCCAACAACAAAGGTGATGAGCTTCcctggttttatatttttgccACCCTAGGTTTCATTGTCGGATTTTGGGGAGTTTGCGGCTCTTTATTTCTTAAGAAGACATGGAGGTATTCGTATTTTCAGTTTCTGGATAATGTACAAGATTCGCTCTATGTGAAGATGGCAGTATGCATGGGCAAGATGAAGAGAAGGATTAGGGACTAGATTCTAtgttttactatatattttTCAGTTTCAATCAAACTATATGGATACACAAAATTTACATATATTTGCTGATCCACTCTCTAATGGAAGTCCTACCACTGTATGCAGATGTACACATTTGTATTAGGGAGTTAATAAGTAAGTGTGTAATGTTCGCGTACGAAAATAGCATCACTCTTTCAGtttctatttttgttatttgtaTGTTTTCATTCTGATGTAATCTTTGTTCTTATATTATAGTGCAATAAACCTATTTGGTCACACAAAATTTTGCACATTCGTTGACTCACTTTTTAATGCATGTGTTTGTTACCCCATTGTATGTGTCTATATAAGTCTCACATGTATTAGAGTGTATGTCAACAAATGTATCATTTCGTGTGTTCAAATAGCATCAC
Protein-coding regions in this window:
- the LOC126589685 gene encoding receptor-like protein 2; amino-acid sequence: MAHDFLFVFLFSFIISTTNIHASKDIECTTLMAFARTLSSPPVNWNTSVDYCRWNGIICNQEGWVTHLLLPSKGLIGGMFVSSLANLTYLTHLNLSHNSLYGTLEIKFFSSLNHLKIIDLSYNLLSGEILFSLPPKNIQTIDLSSNHFYGAIPSSFLQQAWNLTSFNVSNNTFSRYIPTSICLQSSPSIRVLDFSSNEFSGKFSHGLGGCSKLQILRAGHNNLSGSLPEDIYNATKLEELVLPLNSLNGAISERIANLTYLTILDLYFNYLSGVIPLNFGKLSKLKFMNFDSNNLEGKLPSSLMNCTNLVELHLGFNYLEGDLTTPNFSKLSHLSKLDLIRNNFTGVLPISLYSCKSLKAIRLSVNPDVEGQIQPEILSLKSLSFLSLGNLRLTNLTGAIKILMGCKSLRTLILGGSFSHEAMPTDDDMIDFHGFQNLHLLSLTSCRLTGQIPGWLSNLKNLELLFLANNQITGSIPSWLGNLPKLFYVDLAYNKISGDFPKQLCRLPRLEVNAPPIGNYEFELPISSSVYKKVYVWARRTYIVRGLIDLSTNNINGSIPTEIGQLQSLGYLFLDHNNFSGNIPNQISNLQYLETLDLSMNHLSGKIPWSMTSLNFLSIFNVSTNHLSGKIPWSMTSLNFLNEFDVSYNNLEGKIPTSTQLQNFNASAFEGNPKLCGAPLPNECREIDAYNKNIVDQDANNKGDELPWFYIFATLGFIVGFWGVCGSLFLKKTWRYSYFQFLDNVQDSLYVKMAVCMGKMKRRIRD